Proteins from one Acetobacteroides hydrogenigenes genomic window:
- a CDS encoding DUF4271 domain-containing protein yields MMSGDTLNVKKEAPKVEQQELTAQTVKLAPVKSYTASYYPTLLATDIDKGTYSHHMAQEALESILPSSIMQKATAPSEEEVANFRFYEHSGVSVSLNQLQVNTEAKNNINDSTRVLPSNSISDSLTVTVKDSLALRPAIDSLPSVNIPEQTFYFSDIDSSMLARFDIPELISRDSYILLESHPELVFGKYSKPVQLVQASKVGIAKERDTQNLGFISFCMLTLGLILFMVSLKFQYKNVELVAKGFYSFREARKVYQSRSLNFKRFSILSTVFYLLTFTVFLVLLIQKYAGNTVKELGILPTYLLAFGLLFGLYMLRNWTWKMLGNVSRNKELFGEVSFNHMVFYAIFSLSIFPLQIVASYTIKSVSLFFIQLSIYFITIILLLFIIRTLRLFLSHRVSFFFWFLYFCTLEILPVLLALYFAGIVG; encoded by the coding sequence ATGATGTCTGGTGATACGCTGAATGTAAAGAAGGAGGCTCCAAAGGTGGAACAGCAAGAACTAACCGCACAAACGGTGAAACTTGCTCCCGTAAAGTCGTATACGGCTAGCTACTACCCAACACTTTTGGCTACAGATATTGATAAGGGTACTTATAGCCATCATATGGCTCAGGAAGCGCTTGAGAGCATACTGCCTTCGAGTATTATGCAAAAGGCTACCGCTCCAAGCGAAGAGGAAGTTGCAAATTTTAGGTTTTACGAGCATAGTGGGGTGTCAGTATCTTTAAATCAGCTTCAGGTTAATACAGAGGCTAAAAACAACATTAACGACAGCACCAGAGTACTGCCTTCTAATTCCATCTCGGATAGCCTAACTGTAACCGTAAAGGACTCCTTGGCTTTAAGGCCCGCAATAGATTCGCTTCCATCTGTAAATATTCCCGAACAAACGTTTTACTTTTCGGATATAGACTCTTCGATGCTAGCGAGATTTGATATTCCGGAGCTGATTTCTCGAGATTCTTATATTTTACTGGAAAGTCATCCCGAGTTGGTTTTTGGTAAGTATAGCAAACCTGTTCAACTAGTGCAGGCTTCGAAGGTGGGCATCGCAAAAGAGCGTGATACGCAAAACCTTGGTTTTATAAGCTTCTGTATGTTGACGCTTGGCCTAATACTTTTTATGGTAAGCCTTAAGTTTCAGTACAAGAATGTTGAATTGGTTGCAAAAGGCTTTTACAGCTTTCGTGAGGCTCGAAAGGTTTACCAAAGCCGTTCGCTCAACTTTAAGCGTTTTTCTATTCTTTCAACGGTTTTTTACCTGCTTACGTTTACCGTTTTTTTGGTGCTTTTAATACAGAAATATGCTGGCAATACTGTTAAGGAATTAGGAATACTACCTACCTATCTTCTTGCTTTTGGTCTTCTTTTTGGGCTATATATGCTACGAAACTGGACTTGGAAAATGTTGGGTAACGTGAGCAGAAACAAGGAGTTATTTGGTGAAGTTAGCTTTAACCATATGGTTTTTTATGCTATTTTCTCGCTTTCAATTTTTCCCTTACAAATTGTAGCTTCTTACACTATTAAGTCTGTATCTTTGTTTTTTATTCAATTATCTATTTATTTTATTACCATAATTTTACTGCTATTTATCATTAGAACATTAAGACTATTTCTAAGCCACAGAGTTTCATTTTTCTTTTGGTTTTTATACTTTTGCACTCTCGAAATACTGCCCGTATTGCTAGCGCTTTATTTTGCTGGGATAGTTGGTTAA
- a CDS encoding uroporphyrinogen-III synthase, which translates to MKVKRVLISQPDPGSEKSPYQDTAEKYGLKIDFRPFIQVEGVNAKEFRQQKIDILAHTAVIFTARTAIDHFFRICEELRITVPETMKYFCISESIALYLQKYIVYRKRKIFFGNGKFEDLMDSIVKHKDEKFLLPLSDIHKPEIPKALDKSKITYSKSILFKTVSSDLSDLSLDKYDLVIFYSPAGITSLKENFPAFEQGEKKIGAFGPATSKAVKDAGLSLDIEAPTPEAPSMAKALELFVKKNHKDNK; encoded by the coding sequence TTGAAAGTCAAGAGAGTACTTATTTCGCAACCTGATCCAGGTTCCGAAAAGTCACCATACCAAGACACTGCAGAAAAGTATGGGCTCAAGATCGATTTTCGTCCTTTTATTCAAGTAGAGGGCGTAAATGCAAAGGAGTTCAGACAGCAAAAAATTGATATTCTTGCTCATACGGCTGTTATTTTTACTGCGCGGACAGCTATTGACCATTTTTTCCGTATCTGCGAAGAACTCCGAATCACGGTTCCTGAAACAATGAAGTACTTCTGCATTTCAGAATCGATAGCGCTGTACCTTCAGAAGTACATCGTTTACCGCAAGCGCAAGATCTTCTTCGGTAATGGAAAATTTGAGGATTTGATGGATTCAATTGTAAAGCATAAGGACGAAAAGTTCCTTCTTCCGCTTTCGGATATCCACAAACCAGAAATTCCTAAGGCGCTGGATAAGTCTAAGATTACCTACTCTAAATCGATCCTCTTTAAAACCGTAAGTAGCGATCTTTCGGATTTAAGCTTAGATAAGTACGATTTGGTAATTTTCTACAGCCCTGCAGGTATTACCTCGTTGAAGGAAAACTTCCCAGCCTTTGAGCAAGGGGAGAAGAAAATAGGTGCTTTTGGGCCAGCAACCTCTAAAGCAGTTAAGGACGCTGGCTTATCTTTAGATATTGAAGCGCCAACACCCGAAGCTCCTTCGATGGCAAAAGCGCTAGAGCTATTCGTCAAGAAGAACCACAAGGATAACAAGTAA
- the rnpA gene encoding ribonuclease P protein component, with the protein MKVTEQPMKENRFYKTERLCSKKDFEQLFTDSNSFFVYPFKVVYRTVDYSDKEYLKVGMSVSKRNFKRAVKRNYIKRRIREGFRLNKQPLKLLLEERRVGLQLMLVYVSKELQEYGVIEPKIRIILEKLAKILSKDAGMATPSAD; encoded by the coding sequence TTGAAAGTAACAGAACAGCCAATGAAGGAGAATAGGTTTTATAAAACCGAACGGCTATGCAGCAAAAAGGATTTTGAGCAGCTTTTTACCGACTCGAACTCTTTTTTTGTGTATCCCTTTAAGGTTGTTTACCGTACGGTAGATTACTCCGACAAGGAGTACTTGAAAGTTGGGATGAGCGTTTCCAAGCGCAACTTTAAACGGGCGGTTAAGCGCAACTACATTAAGCGGCGAATTCGCGAAGGTTTTAGGTTGAACAAGCAGCCGCTAAAGCTGTTGCTAGAAGAGCGTAGGGTTGGGCTCCAGCTTATGCTTGTATACGTTTCGAAGGAACTGCAAGAGTATGGCGTTATTGAACCAAAAATTAGGATAATTCTTGAAAAGCTTGCTAAAATACTTTCGAAGGATGCTGGTATGGCTACTCCTTCTGCCGATTAG
- the yidD gene encoding membrane protein insertion efficiency factor YidD codes for MLVWLLLLPIRFYQVAISPLKPPSCRFTPTCSAYAVEALKKHGPIKGLWLAIWRVLRCNPWGGSGYDPVP; via the coding sequence ATGCTGGTATGGCTACTCCTTCTGCCGATTAGGTTTTATCAAGTGGCTATTTCACCGCTAAAGCCTCCATCGTGCCGTTTTACGCCTACCTGTTCGGCTTATGCCGTAGAGGCGCTTAAAAAGCATGGTCCCATAAAGGGACTTTGGTTGGCCATTTGGCGTGTGCTTCGCTGCAACCCTTGGGGAGGAAGCGGATACGACCCGGTACCCTAA